In Eriocheir sinensis breed Jianghai 21 chromosome 64, ASM2467909v1, whole genome shotgun sequence, one DNA window encodes the following:
- the LOC126987450 gene encoding ovochymase-1-like, translated as MDTESTRIWRLNVTGVRDPKSTCVYKDPVWDASTHLHHLFEVSHTEETLHNVTMRCLLLSLAVILSCICGGCLSEDVSVVRELGGHIQPKEGEFRAPHLSWGKGGHIQPKEGEFRAPHLSWGKGGHVQPKEDGLPCGDYTMSAGNVAVIKSKNYPSNYPNRHNCYWTFETTDDSTLSFSCQDFKLRLSSQCRGDFLHITDFASTNEKYCGSEVDSLSGMEGYVQIRFKTNRRGTERGFSCTITASSADTEVTNEGNTSTEASSQTTTETSSSPCNCGKRNTVSRIVGGETTTTHEYPWQVALVSKSGSRPYCGGSVISAQWILTAAHCVDRNTASGSDVVVGEHDWSTSGETSATKRLSIAQVISHPSYSSSTYDNDIALLKLAQPLTFQNDNKVAPVCLPTPGELYEAVDATITGWGTLASGGSQPNKLNEVTVPTMTNAACKATGYDNNEITANMICAGLSQGGKDSCQGDSGGPMVAGSGNMQQIGIVSWGYGCAAAGYPGVYTRVSNYVSWIQSNTAGSQTCRSA; from the exons ATGGATACGGAGTCTACG AGGATTTGGCGTCTAAATGTCACGGGAGTAAGAGACCCAAAGAGCACCTGTGTATATAAGGACCCTGTCTGGGATGCCTCGACACACCTCCATCATCTGTTCGAGGTCTCGCACACGGAAGAAACGCTGCATAACGTCACCATGCGCTGTCTCTTGCTGTCTCTGGCGGTCATCCTCTCG TGTATATGTGGAGGCTGCCTCTCCGAAGACGTTTCTGTGGTTAG GGAGCTCGGAGGTCACATCCAGCCTAAAGAGGGTGAGTTCCGCGCACCACACCTGTCTTGGGGCAAGGGAGGTCACATCCAGCCTAAAGAGGGTGAGTTCCGCGCACCACACCTGTCTTGGGGCAAGGGAGGTCACGTCCAGCCTAAAGAGG ATGGTCTTCCATGCGGGGATTACACGATGTCTGCCGGAAATGTCGCAGTCATCAAGTCAAAGAACTACCCCAGCAACTACCCCAACAGACATAACTGCTATTGGACGTTCGAG ACCACTGACGATTCCACGTTGTCTTTTTCTTGTCAAGATTTCAAATTGAGGCTATCTTCGCAATGCAGAGGAGACTTCTTACACATTACGGACTTCGCTTCAACAAACGAAAA ATACTGTGGCAGTGAAGTCGATTCTTTAAGTGGCATGGAAGGCTACGTTCAAATCCGATTCAAGACCAATAGGCGAGGGACTGAAAGAGGCTTCTCGTGCACAATAACAGCGTCAT CAGCTGACACAGAAGTAACGAACGAAGGCAACACTAGCACCGAGGCAAGTTCCCAAACCACCACCGAGACAAGTTCCAGTCCGTGCA ATTGTGGCAAGCGCAACACTGTTTCACGAATTGTGGGCGGCGAAACAACAACCACACACGAGTACCCGTGGCAGGTAGCGCTCGTCTCAAAGTCTGGGAGCAGACCCTACTGCGGCGGCTCGGTTATCTCCGCACAGTGGATTCTGACCGCCGCGCATTGTGTTGACAG GAACACCGCCTCAGGTTCAGATGTAGTCGTTGGGGAACATGACTGGTCCACATCCGGGGAGACTTCGGCCACGAAGAGGCTGAGCATCGCTCAG GTCATTAGCCACCCCAGTTACAGCTCCTCGACATACGACAATGACATAGCACTGCTGAAGCTGGCTCAACCTCTCACCTTCCAAAATGACAACAAGGTCGCCCCGGTGTGCCTTCCAACACCTGGCGAACTCTACGAGGCCGTGGACGCCACCATCACCGGCTGGGGCACGCTCGCGTCAG GAGGATCACAGCCGAACAAGCTTAACGAAGTGACGGTACCCACCATGACCAACGCAGCGTGCAAGGCAACGGGCTACGATAACAACGAAATCACCGCAAATATGATCTGCGCTGGACTGTCTCAGGGAGGAAAAGACTCTTGCCAG GGAGATTCTGGCGGCCCTATGGTGGCAGGCTCAGGCAACATGCAGCAAATCGGGATTGTGTCCTGGGGATACGGCTGTGCCGCTGCAGGGTATCCCGGCGTCTACACCAGAGTCAGCA ACTATGTTTCGTGGATCCAAAGCAACACGGCTGGATCTCAAACCTGCCGATCCGCGTGA